GTCTAATGAAAAATACAAAAATAGTGGTTTATTAAAGACACAGCTACTCGCATAAAGCAGGCAAAGGAATAGCGAGTAGAATGCATTATTCCAAAGCAACTGCAATGCAGAACCTGATAATAAATCAACAAACAATCCCGAAATAATATTGATCAATAGGAACGTTCGCGTAAAATTCAGTATTCCTGTTTTTATCAAGCGTAAAAAACTATAAATTATCCCAGGAAGCGAGGAAAAGATCATCGCAATATAATCGGGTAAATACTCACGACCGATTTCCCAACAGAATATTGGAAGTGCAAAATAAAAAAGTATGTCCAATAACAAGTGAAGGTCCTTTCTCATATGACGGCTCCTATCTTTTCTTACTTGTACAACTTATTGATTGATGAAGAAAAATATGTACAATCCTTAAAGAAAACTCGCCGATTGCCGAGCCTATAAGGGATGATTAAGCGTAGTTGCCCTTATGCTTAGCTAAAAAATAGAAAAAAGCATACAGCCTTGGCTGTATGCTTTTTCAAAAATGGTCTTACTTTTTTACACTTCAATATCCTTGCCTTCTTCAACAATATGGAAAAGCAAGTGGGCTAGATGATGAATTGGTCCGTATTCCTCTTCTTCTTCCTCTTCGTTTGTTTCTTCATTATATTCAAGATCATTTAGGAAAAGGGCTGTAAATTCATAATAATCCTCTAAACGGAAGGAATAACATCCGCTTGGATCTTCACTTTCCTCTTCATATTGTAGAACGAGATAAGATACTACTCCGTCTTTATCCTCTGCATCGAAAAATACAAAAAAGCCCATATTTGTATCCAAATCAAATAAGTGCCTTGTCCCACCTTCTGTCGCTTTTCCAAAATCCTCTTGGTTAAGCTTTTGGATTTGCATGGCATCCACACGATCTTCTTGATGAAAACTTACTACAAATGACTTCATCCTTTTTCCTCCTCCGTAACTATTGGTTTCATATAGAAACGCATATTTTTATCATACCCTTTTTATTTTCATTATAAAAATTTTATGAGCTAATTTTTTGATTAAAAGTATGAATATGCCATGAAATAATCTAATAAATGACTTTATCTTTCCCTTAATATAGAAATCGTTAGAAAAAGCCAGCCCGAATTTCTGGGCTAGCTTTCAAAAGTATTTCTTTTTCCAAAAAATAAATGCGGTTAATCCTGTTAAAAGTCCGGATATTAATAGCGGTATCATATATGAGTGTGCAACATGCTGAAATGGTATCCCAACGTTCATCCCATAAAAGCTAGCAACCATCGTTGGAAATGAGAGAATAATCGTAATTGACGTCAAGAATTTCATCACGATGTTTAAATTGTTTGAAATAATTGATGCAAAAGCATTCATCATTCCGTTTAAGATGGAGCGGTATGTTTCCGCCATTTCAATGGCCTGTGTTTTTTCAATAATAACGTCCTCTAATAAGTCCTTATCCTCTTCGTACATCTTCAAATAATTAAACCGAAGAATTTTATCCAACACAACCTTGTTAGATTTCAATGAGGTGGTAAAGTAAACCAAACTTTTTTCTAACGCTAAAAAGGCATATAATTCTTTATTTTTCATGGATTGATGGATTTCCCGTTCAATTTCATTTGTTTTCTTATTAATAAGTTTTAAATAACGAAGATAATAAGATGAAATAACAAATAAAATTTGCAAGGCGAACCGCGTCTTTTTAAAGGTAAAGAATTCTTTCATTTTATTGCTCTTAAAATCAGCTAAAATGGGTGTATCTTTTAATGAAACCGTTAAAATACAATCCCCTGTTAAGACAATACCAATCGGGATGGTTTCGTAAATAGGAAAACCCGAATCATCATGGGTTATATAAGGATAATCGACGATAATATATACTTGGTCATTATCCCTTTCAATCCGTGGACGTTCTTCATCGTCCAGAGCATCTTTGATTAAATCAACGGGAATTTGTGCGTCATTTGCAACTCGATTTATTTCTTCTTCTGTTGGAGCATACATATTGATCCAACAGCCCTTTGTGATTGTATCGATCTTTTCTAAAATTTTTGCTTCATTGCTTTTAAAAATCTCGAGCATTCATAAAACCTCCTCACTTTGTTTGAGGAAGCCATCCTACCTTATCTAGAGCTGATATTCTTGCAGAAACCAATTCATTCAATTCAAAGATATTGACTTCCCCCTGCCTACTACTTGGGTCTGGGTCTATCGGCAAACTCAACAATATCAACTCCTTTTTCCACCTATTCTTACTTCCTTATCATAAACCCAAATCCACTAAAGCACAAACCTGTTTTTACGTGCTTCGTAGAATTTTTTCCATTAATTCGAAATGTTTATATGAATAAAGGATTGGCTTCATAAATAGTATTCCGCGTATTTTTGCTACTCTTCTGGATAAAAGGGATTTAAATGGATTAATACTTCCTTAATATTATCAAATTTACTCATTAGTTTTTCTTTTATCGCTTTTGAAAGATCATGGCCTTCTTTAATCGTCATAGAATGATCTACAGATATTCGCAAGTCCACCAGGATATAATGACCATGTTCTCTAGCCCTTATTCGGTCAATCCTTTTTACTTTATCGAATTCTGAAATAATCGCAAGATAGTCCTTTAAAGTATCGGTATTTATGCTTCGTTCCAACAAAATGTCAAAAGCTTCAATTAACATTTCCTTTGATATTCTAAAAATCAAATAGGCAACAAAAATACTGGCTACTTTATCTCCATATTGTAAAATGGCTATATTAGCCCATTCTCCAATGATGGAAAGTAAAACCCCAATTGCCGCTGCAATTGATGCCCAAATATCTGCTTTATGGTCAAAAGCAATCGCTTCAATCGCCTTGCTATTATACTGTTTTGATACACCCAATGATGTTCTAAACAAAATAACCTTTGCAAGGAAGGAAAATATAGCAACCCACAAAGCTAATAAGCTCGGGGTTTCAATTTTATGAAAAAAGCCACTTATTCCTTCGTAAACAACGTAAATGGAGACAAAAAAAAGCAATATCCCCACAATCCCCGATACAATGACTTCTGCTTTACCATGTCCATATGGATGTTCTTTATCTGCAGGCTTGTTGGAAATCCTTATCACGACCAAAACAATGATCGATGCAAAAACATCCGCTGCAGAGTGAATACCATCTGCAAACACAGAATCACTATTTCCGTACAAACCTATAATAATTTTCCCCAATGTTAAAATCACATTACTTACAACACTAATCCATGCTACTTTTTTAGCAAGGGCTTCCCTTAATTCCATTTTAATTTCACCTAAGGGGAATTTTTCTAAATCATTCCCCTTTCCCTCTATTTGCTTTGATTAAATAAGTTTTCCTTCTTCATCTAATTCTTCTCTTACTGCTTCCTCTTCTTCGTCAACAGTTATCCTGGTAATTTGATCATGCAGCTGATGGAATGCTTCATCTAAGTTTTCCCGAGAAGGAAATTGTCTCTTTTCTTTCATTTGTCCCAACTCCATTGTAAATTATTTTTAAAATAAAGAGTAATCCTTTCTCCATTTGCAGAAAATACCTTTGTTCAATTTCAATAAAAAGGAGGGTTTAAAAATGGATAAAAAGGTTCCAAACGGAAGTACAAAACTAGCAGGACGCACTTACGATACAAGTGATTATCAAAAAAAAGATTCTCTCTCAAACGGGCTGGCAACAACCCATGAACAGGTTAGTGATACGTATATGGAAGGTGAAATCGGTGCTGTCACCGATGACAAAGCAAATGTAACCAAGAAATAAAAGCATAATTAGAGAAAACAGCCTTCTATTGAAAGCTGTTTTCTTTTATTATTAATCCTCATCCACGTAAGGATCATGTTCATATGCCGGTAAATCACCAAAGCTTGTCATGATTCCCTCTTCATCCAGCGCTTCCTCGTATTGTTCATGCTGTGGATTCGGATAGACGGTAATATTTTTCCCATACATATCATTTCCAACAAAGTTTTCGTAATCCTCTACGTATCCAACATTTTCATCTGCCTCGATGTAGATATCCTTATAGTCATCTTGAGAAAAAGCCAAATCTGATGGTGTTTCCGATGTTCCCCATTCTGCAACCGCCTGCCAGGAATCCTCAGCGTCAAAAGCAACATCCTCATGTTTTTCATCCATATCAAATTTCCCCCATGGAGGCATTAAAACACCTTCCTCCACTGGTCGGTCGTGTGAAACAAATTGATCAGGGCTATGTTCCTTACAATATGTTGTATTTGGTAAAGCCTCTAATCTCTCTATCGGGATCTCACGTCCACAAACTTCACATTTACCATATGTTCCATTTTCCATAGCAAGAAGAGCATGATCAATATTGTGTAATGCCATTTCATAATGTTCATTTAAAGCGATATCCTTTTCACGCTCGTAAAGGTCTGTCCCTTCATCAGCCGGGTGGTTATCATAACTCGACAACTCTCCCATAGATTCATGATAAAAGCCCCTCTCTAAACCAAAATGATCATTTTGCTCTAAATGCTTCTCTAATTCCTTTTTTTCCTTAAATAATTGTGAACGTAACTCAGCCAATTGCTGCGTGGATACCATGATTTTACCCCCTTGTAAAAGATATAAAAGCAACAGATGTATATAACTTTTACATTTTCCCATTTCATAATGTTCCTTCTTATTTTCGAGTTTTTTTCTCTTGATTATGTAAAAAAGTTTTCAATTCCAACAAACTCCTAATCACATTTCCCACCTATAATCGAATACTTTTTGTTTAGAGGAGTATGTTAACAAACAGAACTGCATTTAAAAAGAGAAAGAAGGATACAAAATGGTGAATGAAAATTTCAGAGAATTTAATAAGGTTCAGCATCAACATCAAGGGGAGTACCTTGGATCCGATAAAAAACAGAAGCCTGGTTTGAATGACCCTGAATATAACAATCAAGACAATACAGATAAATCCATTGGGGCAACTGGCCGAAAACTTGATTAATTTGGGGGCTTGGCCCCTCATTAATTATTCATAAATATGCCAATGGCCTGTACACCAAAATAAATTCCAAATCCAATCAGGGAAAGGCCAGATAAGATTGATATAAAAACAATTGATTTCGAAGTTAAAAAATTTCTAAAACTACTTGATACCCCCGCCATCATGATATCCCAAAGCAATAATCCAATAAAAATAGCACTACTGTAAATCATGAGTTGACTTCTCTCATAGGTGGCAACAGTCTTGGCAAGAATTGATCCATAAATTCCTAGCCAAAAAAGAATGGTTAAAGGGTTGGAAATCGACATAAAGAACCCTGAAAAAAGAGTTTTCAGAAGGGATTCTTCACTACGGCGCTGATCTAGATTCAGTTTTCCAGCGCCGATTAAGCTTTCAACACCAGTATAGATAAGCACAAAACAACCAAACGACCACAGGAACATTTTCATGAAAGACGTTTCAAGAAAATGCGAGACCCCTATGTAGACAATAAGCATATAAATTCCATCTGCTATAACCGCTCCAACCCCTATAAACCACGCATGAAGAAATCCATTCCGAATTCCTTTATCAATTTGTGCCGCATTAATTGGGCCAATTGGGGCCGCAAGCGACAAACCTAACAGGATATAACTTAAAAAGGTATTCATTACTTCTTTCCCCCTTAAATCTGTACGTGGGAATATATTTCTCCAAGTACTAAGCTAATAATGGATGACAGTCTGTGTTAAAATTTATTTTTTTGCCACCAGGTTGATTGGAGCGGAAATCAACAGGCAAACTTAACGGAGACTTCCCAAAAAAAGCCTGTCTACAAATTATTATTCAGGGGATTCATTTTTTACCACAAAAAAAGGCTGACTCCAAAGCAAAGAGCCAGACCCGTGATTATACATTTTATTTTGTTTCAGATAGCTTCCTAAATTCATCGAACCTACTCAATTCCAATTCCTCATCAATTGTAGAACTTTTCAGCCTTGGTATTCCCATATTAAACATATCAATATCAATAATATACTTTGGGCGGTGTTTCGATTCTTTATAAATTTTACCCACATATTCACCAATTAAGCCGATTGCAATTAGTTGCAAGCCTCCAATGAGCCAAATAGAAGTGATAAGAGATGTCCATCCTGTCTGTGTCTGCCCTAAAAACTTTAGCGTTAAAAAATAAAGGCCAAAAAGGAGGCTGCCAAAAAATGAGACAAAGCCAAGCAATAAAACCAATCTGATCGGTGTGACCGAAAAGGACGTGATTCCGTCAAACGCAAACGCCAGCATTTTTTTCAATGGATACTTTGTTTCACCAGCATGCCTTTCCTGACGATCATAATAAACTTCTGAGGAACGAAAACCAATGAGAGGAACAATACCTCTTAAAAATAGATTCACTTCATTAAAGCGCTCTAGTTCACTAACGGCACGTCTACTCATTAATCGGAAATCAGCATGATTATATATGAGACCAACCCCTAATTTTTTCATTACCTTATAAAATCCTTGGGCAGTGCTTCGTTTAAAAAAGGTGTCAGTATCTCTTCCTTTACGCACTCCATATACAATTTCGTTTCCTTCATTGAATTTATGAATGAATTCACGGATCACATAAATATCATCCTGAAGGTCAGCATCAATGGAAATCATACAGTCTGAATTATCTTTTGCCGAAAACAAGCCAGCTAATAAAGCATTTTGGTGGCCAACATTCCTTGAAAGCTTTAAACCGCGAACATATTCATTATTTATTCCTTCTTTATAAATTAAATCCCACGTTCGATCCTTACTACCATCATCAACGAATAGGAGTTTGCTTCTGTTCGAGATCAACTTTTCATTTATTAACGCAAGCAATAGTTGATGAAGTTCTACCATCGTTTCCGGCAAAACCTCTTCTTCATTAAAACATGGCACCACAACTGTAAGGACTGGTTCACTCATTGCTGCATACCTCCTGATGATTACATTACCTTGTACAAATAAATTTTCCATGCTGAATTCTTGGTTTCGAATGTTTTTTCAAGGATTAGTTTATTTTGGCCTGCGTTGTCAATTGGAAGACTTGAGAAAATGTAACGACCACCCATTTTTTTAAAAATATTCGTGTTTAACTGGAGATTTTTCAAATGCCTTTTTGAATCTTTTTTTATCATATAGCGCTTCCCAAGCTGGCTAGTAAAAATGTAACAGCGCCCACCCCATTGATCGAAATAGGTGCGAACGATGCCATTTTTTTTTAGTTCCTTTTCAATAATTTTTCTAAACTGATGTTTATAACGTAATGGATAAAAATTATTATATGTATCAAGGGTGTAAAAGCCATTGTACTGAGAAATGGCTGGATGAATACCAATACTAGCAACCCGATATTCCTTTTGTGGCTCGCCGATATAATTTTTAATCTCTTTAAATAAATCCTCCGCATAAAACTCTTTTACAGTAGGCTTTTCATGGTAAATAATTTCATCATTAAAAAGGGCTAAAAAAACAAGTTGTGCCGCAATTAACCATTTGGCTGCCCTTGCCCAGCTTTTCCCTTGAACAGAAAGAATCTTTAATGCGAGTGCAAATCCTGCATAAATAACAAGGGGTCGTAAAAAGTGATACCGTGCAAAATTAAAGGTATCCATGAAGTGAAACCGTTTAATTATAGGCAACCATCCTTTATAAAACCAAAAAGCATACCAGAATGACAGGAAAATATTAAAGATAAATAAAAACACAAAGATCTTTTCCTGTTGCCAAAGTTTCTGTGAATAAACAAAATAAATGGCAATAAGTGTTACGGGTAAAATAATTAATCCATGGACCGTCATATCATGTGTGTGTCCAAGCAAATAATTTTTAAAAGCTAAGCGAACCGCATGCCAAAATGTTAGGTGAGCATGAAAGTATTCATCACGGCTGTTTAGTTCGGTTGTATATAAAAACGAGTAAACAAGTCGATATTCGACAAGCATATAAATCGATGTCATATAAAAAATAGCTAAGAAAAACCGGACATTCCAGCCCCTTCCCCTTAGAACATCCCAAAGCCAAAAAATCCCCATAGCACTTAAAAAGAAGAAGAAGCCTAAGACAATACTTGAATATAGAGGTAAAAGGGTAAGGACCAGATAACTTTTCCAGAATGCTTCGCCGTTTCTTATGTTAAGGAAAGCCCAAAGTGCGAAAGGCATTCCAAGTGTACTTAGCATTCCAGAAGGCCAAAAGGGTGTTAAGGAAAAGGCAAGAGATGTGCCAACTTGAATAAATTCCCACTTCTTACCTCGCAACAAGTGCTTTTTAAGAAGTAAATACATTCCAATAAAAGCTACAACTCTTGTCAGTGCTTGGCTTAATCCATAGGCAATCATGGTTGGAAACAAGGCAAAGAGCCAAACGATTCCGCTATACTCAGTCCCAAAAGCATTTCTAGGTAATCCATTAATAACTTGTGGGATGACAGAATTCAGTGCTCCGAACATTTTCCCACTTCTCGCTAACACCTTATACCAAGCTAAATTGGAATCCAAATTATCATGAATTCGAATATGAGCATTTTCTTGTAAAATAAACAGCGGAGCAAGGTATGCTGCTAGGATTAAGAAAGCAATAACCAACAATTTCCGTTCTTTGATCCTTTGAATCATCACTTTTTTACCCCTTAAGAAATAACATTGCTTATACTATTTGCAAGCTACAAGAAAATTATTCCTAAAAATCATAGTTTTGGATGCCTAGTAATTCGCAAACGTCTTGTTGATCTGAGGGAGCATTAGTGGGTCCAAAATGAAGTGATCTATTGATTAAATTAACTTGAGTTATCCTTAAAGGGCTGTTGAATTAAACAAACAAATTAATTTTGAAATTAAAAAAGCCTTCCGATCTCCCGGAAGGCTTTTACAAAGATCTATTAACTTTTATTAGTGTTGTACCAATTTAAAAGGTAATCCAGCTTTTGACTACATTGAACAACATGTGGATTTGAATATCCATATTGATAGGCTAACGTGATCATTTCAGTCCTAGTGCTTTCAATATCCGATAATAAAGTATCCAAAGGTAATGTCATAGCTAAGATCCCCTTTTCAATTTTATAACATTGATAGGTTATTAATCATACATTATTCGTTTTTAGGATTAAATGCAAGGAAAAACTATCTAAAAAATAGATATTTTGTAAATAATTTTACTAGTATTTATAAAATATCCATTTTTACCTTTATTTGATTATGAGGTTACTCTTTTTCGTCAATAATGGTAAAGAAAACTCGCTGATTGGCGACGATGGCAGAGGCGTAGTTGCCCTAAGCGCTGGCAGAATTTATGGATATAAATTCTGATTAGCTAAAAAAAATGAACAATCTGAGGTGATCGGCATGTCAAACCATTTTTATATAAGTTTTTTACGCTTGCCGCTCCTTATACGAGTATTATTAATTGCACTCCTTGTGTTTCTTACCTTCGGTGTCATCATTCATCTTTTAGAACCTATTACCTTTCCTACTATTTTTGATGGGATTTGGTGGGCCATTGTGACGGCGTCTACTGTCGGCTACGGGGACTATGTTCCACGTACCTTATTAGGAAGATTCACGACCGTCATCCTTATTTTGCTTGGGGTTGGATTGGTTTCCTCTTATTTTATAACTCTTGCTACTACGGCTGTCACAAGACAGGATGCCCTTTCGGAAGGAAAAATAGCCTTTAAAGGAAACAAACATATCATTATTGTTGGCTGGAATGAGCGATCAAGAGAGTTAATTAGAAAACTTACACTTCTAAAATTTCCTCAAACAATTGTGTTAATTGATGAAACACTTGAATCAAATCCAGTCCAATCAAGGTATGTCCATTTTATTCAAGGAAGATCTCATATGGATGAGACTATTTTAAAAAGCAATATCGATCAGGCAGAAAAGGTTTTAATCACTGCAGACCGCGGAGATGATGAACTTCAGGCCGATATGAATAGTATCTTAACCTTGCTTACAATTAAAGGCTTATGCCCTCATGTCAAATGTATCGTTGAAATTTTAACAGCAGAGCAAGTTGGTAATGCCGTTCGTGCTGGAGCAGATGAAGTCATCCAATCCAACAAATTGACAAGCATCTTTATGGTAAACAGCCTCCACTCGAAGGGTGATGGACTTTTATCAGATTTTGTCCATCATTTGCAAGAAAGCAGACTTGAAGTTTCTTCAGTAGCTGAAAAATTTGCTGGAAAAGCCTTTAAAGACATCTATATCGAGCTTTATGAACACGGAAATCTGTTGATTGGGATAAAGCGAGGAGAAAAAACCTTTTTGAACCCTTCCCACTCACTTCAATTGGAAAAAGATGATCAGTTATTAATCATAAGTTAAAATGGCTTCACATTAAAGAGAGTGTTGATCATCGTGATCAACACTCTCTTTGCTTTCTTATAATCGTTTTTCAAGTTCAGCTTTCTTCTCTTCATACCCAGGCTTTCCGAGTAGCGCAAACATATTTACTTTATACGCTTCAACTCCTGGCTGGTCGAATGGGTTTACTCCTAGTAAGTACCCGCTCATCGCACAAGCCTTTTCAAAGAAATAAGCTAAGTAGCCAAACGTGTATTCATCCATTGCAGGAATAGTAACAATTAAGTTCGGTACTCCACCATCTGTATGGGCAAGCATTGTACCTTCAAATGCCTTATTATTAACAAAATCAATTGTTTTTCCAGCGAGATAATTTAAGCCGTCAAGATCGTTTTCTTCTTTTTCAATTTTTAATTCGTAGCGTGGCTTATCCACCTTGATAATGGTTTCAAATAAATCACGACGACCTTCTTGAACATATTGTCCAAGCGAGTGCAAATCAGTTGAGAAGTTTGCTGATGACGGATAAATTCCTTTTTGGTCTTTTCCTTCACTCTCGCCAAATAACTGTTTCCACCATTCTGAAAAATATTGAAGTCCTGGCTCATAGTTAATAAGCATTTCAATGGTTTTTCCTTTATTATAAAGAGCATTACGAACAGCCGCATATTGGTAAGCTTCATTTTCTTCAAGTTCAGAATGGCTATAATCCTTGCTTGCCGCTGCTGCTCCTTCCATCATTTTCTCGATATTTGCACCACTTGCTGCAATTGGTAATAAACCAACAGCTGTAAGGACAGAGTAACGGCCACCAATATCATCTGGAATAACAAACGACTCATAACCTTTTTCTGTTGCTACTGTTTTTAATGCACCTCTTGCTTTATCCGTTGTAGCATAAATTCTTTTGCGGGCTTCTTCTTTACCATATTTTTCTTCAAGAAGCTTACGGAAAAGGCGGAATGCGATAGCTGGCTCCGTTGTTGTTCCTGATTTAGAGATAACATTGATAGAAAAGTCCTTCCCATCAAGAAGATCTATTACATCAGTCATGTAGCTTGAGCTAATACTGTTTCCAACAAAAATGATTTGCGGTGTACTTCTTTTCTCTTTTGGAAGAGCGTTATAGAAGCTGTGCTGAAGCATTTCAATCGCTGCTCGTGCTCCTAAATAAGAGCCTCCAATACCAATAACAAGAAGGACGTCAGAATCCGACTTGATTTTCTCAGCAGATTTCTGAATACGTGAAAATTCTTCTTTATCGTAGTTGGTAGGTAGATCAATCCATCCTAAAAAGTCACTACCTGCTCCTGTTTTTTCATGTAATGAGTGATGAGCCACTTTAACAGCATCACGTAGATATGTAAGTTCGTGTTCTCCAAAGAACGTTAATGCTTTTGAATAATCAAAATGAACATGTGTCATGAAGGATCCTCCAAAATTTTATTTTCACTACCCACTTTAACCAATGACGACAAGTTAATCAAGAAACCTCCCTTAATGTAAGCGCACCCAAATAAATATTTAGATATTTTTCTAAAATATCGTTACTTTTAACTGATTTAGCCTTACTTTTTACACCATTTTTACTAATTTTAGCTTTTTAAAACGTATAAGATTTAGTTTATATTTAAAGCAACCTTATAAATTCTGCTAAGCCAAGAAAACCAGGCAATATCTGCCCGGTTTTCGCTTACAATGAAGCTCGATATATAGCTAAAACATCTTCCCTGTTTAGCTTTTTGAAATTGCCAAATTCTCCATTGACCATTGCTTTGTCTGCCATTAGATCAAGTTGACTATCATCTATATCATAATCTGCCAAACGAGCTGGGGCACCTATACCTGTCCAAAAATCACGAAGTTTTTGAATTCCTTCAAGACCAACTTCTTCGTCGCTCTTTCCTTCTGGATTCACACCAAATACTCTAACGGCAAGTTGCTTAAAGCGCTCAGGCTTCACTTTCAGGTTATGCTCCATCCAGTGAGGGAAAAGAATCGCAAGTCCCCCTCCATGTGGAATATCATATACAGCAGAGACCGCATGTTCAAGATTATGAGTGGCCCAATCGCCTTGGTACCCCATTGATATCATTCCATTTAAAGCCATCGTTCCATTGTATAAAATAGTTGCCCGATTTTCATAATCTTCAAGATCATTCAACAGTTTTGGAGCAGTCTCAATGACCGTTATGAGTAATGATTCACACATCCGATCTTGAAGTAGTGTATTTTCCTCTAAATGAAAATAATGTTCCAAAACATGTACCATCATATCAACCATTCCATAAATGGTTTGATTCCTCGGCACGGTAAAAGTATTTACTGGGTCTAAGATTGAAAATTTAGGGTATGTAACCGCACTTCCCCATCCATATTTTTCGTTTGTTTCCCAGTTGGTAATAACAGAACCAGCATTCATTTCAGAACCTGTTGCCGCAAGGGTTAAAACGGTTCCAAATGGGATAGCGTCGGTTGCAAATGATTTTTTTACAACTAAATCCCAAGCATCCCCATCATATTTTGATCCTGCTGCAATCAACTTCGTACAGTCGATGACACTACCACCACCTACCGCTAAAATGAAGTCAATTCCTTCTTTTTTACAGATTTCAATCCCTTTTCGGGCAGTTGCGATACGAGGATTTGGTTCAACACCTGGAAGTTCAAAAAGCTGAACATCTATTTCATTTAGGTTCTGGATGACTTTGTCGAATAAACCACTTTGTTTAATACTGCCCCCTCCAAAAACAAGCAATACCTTCTTTCCGTATTGAGGAATTTCAGCTTTTAGCTGTTCTAATTGATTTTTGCCAAATATTAATTTCGTAGGATTCCAAAATGTAAAATTATCCATTTATAAAAGCCTCCTTTTCATTGTTTATTATTATTTATTTTGTTTTCAATTGCAAAGAGGATGATTTTTTTTTTGAAATGGGGGAAATATATAATGAATCATTTAGAATGAATAATTTTCAAAAGTATGATTCATTCTATAAAAGAATTTCATTTAAATAAGGAGGCATCATCATGAGTGCTATTCAACGCATTGCATTAGTTCTTACAATTATTGGTGCAATAAATTGGGGCTTAATCGGATTCTTCCAATTTGATCTAGTCGCATCCATCTTTGGAGGTCAAGGTTCAACACTTTCAAGAATTATTTACGGATTAGTTGGTATTGCAGGCCTTGTAAACTTAGGGCTTCTCTTTAAACCAAATGAAGCAATGGAGAGAGAACCTGAGGTAAGACCTACAAGATAAACGATTGGCGAGCTCTAAGGGCGATGTTTAGGCATAGTTGCCCTTATGCGCTAGCAGAACTTATGGATATAAATTCTGCATAGCAAAAATAAATGAAAATCCTTGCATCATTCATGCAAGGATTTTCATTTGTAAGTTATTATCCTAAAACATTCTTAATCCGTGCAATAGCCCAATCTAGCTCTTCTTTAGTTATCACTAACGGAGGAGCAAAGCGGATAACGGAATCATGTGTTTCTTTACACAAGAGTCCTTCTTCTTTTAATTCTTCGCAATATTTACGTGCAGCTTCCGTTAGTTCAACACCAATAAATAATCCACGTCCG
The Neobacillus sp. PS3-40 genome window above contains:
- a CDS encoding cytosolic protein, with translation MKSFVVSFHQEDRVDAMQIQKLNQEDFGKATEGGTRHLFDLDTNMGFFVFFDAEDKDGVVSYLVLQYEEESEDPSGCYSFRLEDYYEFTALFLNDLEYNEETNEEEEEEEYGPIHHLAHLLFHIVEEGKDIEV
- a CDS encoding magnesium transporter CorA family protein, producing MLEIFKSNEAKILEKIDTITKGCWINMYAPTEEEINRVANDAQIPVDLIKDALDDEERPRIERDNDQVYIIVDYPYITHDDSGFPIYETIPIGIVLTGDCILTVSLKDTPILADFKSNKMKEFFTFKKTRFALQILFVISSYYLRYLKLINKKTNEIEREIHQSMKNKELYAFLALEKSLVYFTTSLKSNKVVLDKILRFNYLKMYEEDKDLLEDVIIEKTQAIEMAETYRSILNGMMNAFASIISNNLNIVMKFLTSITIILSFPTMVASFYGMNVGIPFQHVAHSYMIPLLISGLLTGLTAFIFWKKKYF
- a CDS encoding cation diffusion facilitator family transporter; amino-acid sequence: MELREALAKKVAWISVVSNVILTLGKIIIGLYGNSDSVFADGIHSAADVFASIIVLVVIRISNKPADKEHPYGHGKAEVIVSGIVGILLFFVSIYVVYEGISGFFHKIETPSLLALWVAIFSFLAKVILFRTSLGVSKQYNSKAIEAIAFDHKADIWASIAAAIGVLLSIIGEWANIAILQYGDKVASIFVAYLIFRISKEMLIEAFDILLERSINTDTLKDYLAIISEFDKVKRIDRIRAREHGHYILVDLRISVDHSMTIKEGHDLSKAIKEKLMSKFDNIKEVLIHLNPFYPEE
- a CDS encoding YozQ family protein yields the protein MDKKVPNGSTKLAGRTYDTSDYQKKDSLSNGLATTHEQVSDTYMEGEIGAVTDDKANVTKK
- a CDS encoding TraR/DksA C4-type zinc finger protein is translated as MVSTQQLAELRSQLFKEKKELEKHLEQNDHFGLERGFYHESMGELSSYDNHPADEGTDLYEREKDIALNEHYEMALHNIDHALLAMENGTYGKCEVCGREIPIERLEALPNTTYCKEHSPDQFVSHDRPVEEGVLMPPWGKFDMDEKHEDVAFDAEDSWQAVAEWGTSETPSDLAFSQDDYKDIYIEADENVGYVEDYENFVGNDMYGKNITVYPNPQHEQYEEALDEEGIMTSFGDLPAYEHDPYVDED
- a CDS encoding LysE family transporter produces the protein MNTFLSYILLGLSLAAPIGPINAAQIDKGIRNGFLHAWFIGVGAVIADGIYMLIVYIGVSHFLETSFMKMFLWSFGCFVLIYTGVESLIGAGKLNLDQRRSEESLLKTLFSGFFMSISNPLTILFWLGIYGSILAKTVATYERSQLMIYSSAIFIGLLLWDIMMAGVSSSFRNFLTSKSIVFISILSGLSLIGFGIYFGVQAIGIFMNN
- a CDS encoding glycosyltransferase family 2 protein, with the protein product MSEPVLTVVVPCFNEEEVLPETMVELHQLLLALINEKLISNRSKLLFVDDGSKDRTWDLIYKEGINNEYVRGLKLSRNVGHQNALLAGLFSAKDNSDCMISIDADLQDDIYVIREFIHKFNEGNEIVYGVRKGRDTDTFFKRSTAQGFYKVMKKLGVGLIYNHADFRLMSRRAVSELERFNEVNLFLRGIVPLIGFRSSEVYYDRQERHAGETKYPLKKMLAFAFDGITSFSVTPIRLVLLLGFVSFFGSLLFGLYFLTLKFLGQTQTGWTSLITSIWLIGGLQLIAIGLIGEYVGKIYKESKHRPKYIIDIDMFNMGIPRLKSSTIDEELELSRFDEFRKLSETK